The stretch of DNA GAGCGTCTTAAAAAGCCTTGCGAAGGGGAGATTTGTCCTCGTCACGAGCCATGCCAAGGGAGCTCCCAGCAGAGCTGAGAACAGAGATGTGAAAAAACCCAGCTTCAAACTGTTGAAGAGAGCCGTGTAGTTCCTATTCGCCTGAAAAACGGTAATATAATTCTGCAAAGTGAAGACCCCGTCCGCTTCAGACTGTTTATGAACAATAGCGTGAAAGGAAAGACTATGAGAACTCCAATTATCACGAAAGTACTTCCGAGTATCAGCGGATCGGCTCTAAACCTCTTTTGATACATGAGATCACTCTCCAACGCAAAACGAAAGGCCCGGTCGCCGCACCGGCCGGGCCTTGCTTCACTAGAATAACATTATGTCTGCAAACTTCGTATTTATCTCTGTGGTAAGTTCTTCAATTGCCTTCCAATCGATTTTCATGGCCTGATCGAGAATCTCTCCTGCAGGTGGAGTGTTCGGCGGGGGATTGACGTCGCTTCTGATAGGCACCAGAGATCCGAGCTCCACCAGAGCTTTTTGACCCTTCTCAGAAAGAATGTAATTGATGAAAGTCATTGCGGCTTCCATGTTGTCAGTGCCTGTCATCACGGCCACAGGGCTTGGAATTGCAACCGTTCCGTCCTTTGGGTAAATAATGTCTATCGGGCTGCCATTATCTCTGAGCCCTCTGGCAATGTAATCGAGGGTCATGCCAATCGGGAACTCACCTGCAGCAACCTTCTGTGCAACATCACTGTTTCCCCTGACAACTACCGTCTCGTTCTCTCTCAAATCTTCAAAGTACTCCCAGCCATAGTTGATAGACAACGCTCCTACTGCCGCAACTGCAGCTCCCGAGTACTCTGGGTTGGGAATAACGAAGTTATCGTACCACTTCGAGTCGGTCAAGTCCGTCCAGGATTGCGGGGCAGTTTCCGGTGTGAGTTCATTAGTGTTGTAGGCAATGACCATGTTTATGAGCCTTCCGGCGTAGTAATAGTTCTCGGGATCTTTGAAGTTGTCGGGAAGTGCACTTGCTT from Mesotoga infera encodes:
- a CDS encoding extracellular solute-binding protein encodes the protein MRKLAITFVLMICVAILFGVEKIMLYTSVPTEIMTAIAEAFMAENPTIEVEVFRSGTGTIQTKIAAEVEGGNLQADVIWVAEFSYYETLKKQGLLAQIFPEEASALPDNFKDPENYYYAGRLINMVIAYNTNELTPETAPQSWTDLTDSKWYDNFVIPNPEYSGAAVAAVGALSINYGWEYFEDLRENETVVVRGNSDVAQKVAAGEFPIGMTLDYIARGLRDNGSPIDIIYPKDGTVAIPSPVAVMTGTDNMEAAMTFINYILSEKGQKALVELGSLVPIRSDVNPPPNTPPAGEILDQAMKIDWKAIEELTTEINTKFADIMLF